In a single window of the Raphanus sativus cultivar WK10039 chromosome 9, ASM80110v3, whole genome shotgun sequence genome:
- the LOC108827167 gene encoding cell wall protein DAN4-like, giving the protein MANNKSVLALCLLFLVASSVIYEAQGTFLLKMYLRRKFFKRAMQFTPFACKGMIFMLHRLQGGCPATKGFKTFFSLFISYVNFIKTATVSKTTNTELTTRCDGLAKAISVLTGANKVSTDFRETMLSMGKTLIEQKKAGAVPVTPQQRKMLIVSLVQWTRTVVTVVKTAVETAGKSIDTSNLGLDVDVNDIIGGQTPTTPTTPTTPTTPTTPTTPTTPTTPSTPTTPTTPSTPTSSTPTPTTPTTPSTPTSSTPTPTTPTTPTTPSTPTSSTPTPTTPSTPTSSTPTPTTPSTPSTPSTPSTPSTPTTPTSSTPSAGSTTTQSATSSTASAKQVETQTSQEVMSFISELEKKYAGKAELNTFFQKLKSSMSATSKIATTDEKTFESGVKTAAGTLNEAAESVTEKLGTAETKQKIESSQQQLMQTFEELKEVNSKIVSESKGQTVSSTQQSELKQTLTKWEQVTTQFVETAVSSSSASASSSTQSQKSQQSQQSLQSQQSQQSLQSVQTQQGSTLKAQTQTN; this is encoded by the exons ATGGCTAATAATAAAAGCGTACTAGCATTATGTCTGCTGTTTCTAGTGGCATCAAGTGTGATCTACGAGGCGCAAGGAACGTTCTTGTTAAAGATGTACTTGAGGAGGAAGTTTTTTAAAAGGGCAATGCAGTTTACACCTTTCGCATGCAAAGGTATGATATTTATGTTGCACAGGCTTCAAGGTGGATGTCCCGCGACTAAGGGGTTCAAGACTTTCTTTTCACTGTTCATATCTTACGTGAACTTTATCAAAACGGCAACGGTTTCTAAAACAACCAATACTGAGCTAACAACAAGATGTGACGGCCTCGCCAAGGCTATATCTGTATTGACTGGTGCTAACAAA GTGAGTACAGATTTCAGAGAGACCATGTTGTCAATGGGAAAGACTTTGATTGAGCAGAAGAAAGCTGGTGCAGTGCCTGTAACACCTCAGCAAAGGAAAATGTTGATCGTGTCTTTGGTGCAATGGACTAGAACAGTCGTTACAGTTGTGAAAACGGCCGTGGAGACAGCAGGAAAATCGATTGATACATCGAATCTCGGGCTTGACGTTGATGTTAATGATATTATTGGAGGTCAAACACCCACAACACCCACAACACCCACAACACCCACAACGCCCACAACACCCACAACACCCACTACACCCACAACACCCTCTACACCCACAACACCTACAACACCCTCTACACCCACTAGCTCAACTCCTACACCCACAACACCTACGACACCCTCTACACCCACTAGTTCAACTCCTACACCCACTACACCCACAACACCTACAACACCCTCTACACCCACTAGTTCAACTCCTACACCCACAACACCCTCTACACCGACTAGTTCAACCCCTACACCCACAACACCCAGCACACCCAGCACACCCAGCACACCCAGTACACCAAGTACACCCACAACACCTACTAGCTCAACTCCTTCTGCTGGTTCTACGACCACACAATCAGCTACCTCATCAACCGCATCAGCGAAACAAGTCGAGACTCAAACATCCCAAGAAGTAATGTCCTTCATATCAGAACTCGAGAAGAAGTATGCAGGAAAGGCAGAACTCAACaccttcttccagaaactcaaGTCTTCCATGTCTGCCACATCAAAGATCGCTACCACGGACGAAAAAACCTTCGAATCTGGGGTGAAAACTGCTGCTGGAACACTAAATGAAGCGGCAGAATCTGTTACTGAAAAATTAGGCACAGCAGAG ACCAAGCAGAAGATAGAATCTTCCCAACAACAGTTGATGCAGACATTCGAAGAGCTAAAAGAAGTCAACAGTAAAATAGTGAGTGAGAGTAAAGGCCAGACAGTGTCCTCCACACAACAGTCAGAACTTAAGCAGACGCTCACTAAATGGGAACAAGTCACCACCCAGTTTGTGGAGACTGCTGTTTCTTCTAGTTCAGCTTCAGCTTCATCTTCCACTCAGTCTCAGAAATCTCAGCAGTCTCAACAGTCCCTTCAGTCCCAACAGTCTCAGCAGTCTCTGCAGTCAGTGCAGACACAGCAGGGCAGTACCCTGAAGGCTCAGACTCAGACCAATTGA
- the LOC108825297 gene encoding uncharacterized protein LOC108825297, translating into MARTSLLLSLALVLVIATSVSAHPPKPKKTQKNICPPTLGGVLTFPSLEISKFIEQKAKSAPNTVQFNTLFSICQTFSNQLAAFKVAGARNVFRVVYTKYAMITKAVFAAEAAIGIQGELAAKLEKSYNGMAGCFFKLEEKMAEISAKYKYNANAKISQGDRDKMDECLIKLKGAINGFVKVITECSMKFSSVKQIGIPVRGGLIGSFAKNGVGFGSGLIGLSGHSQAEAEAKVGIQGHPGGRRLFGGFFDFGGFVKYDAAGKGKFRGDGEFKSRVHPSKIHLN; encoded by the coding sequence ATGGCAAGGACTTCTCTGTTGTTATCTTTAGCCCTAGTTCTAGTCATCGCCACCTCCGTCTCTGCACACCCACCTAAGCCcaagaaaacacaaaagaacATATGTCCACCTACTTTGGGGGGAGTCCTAACCTTCCCTTCCCTCGAAATCTCCAAGTTCATCGAGCAAAAGGCTAAATCCGCACCAAACACCGTTCAGTTCAACACTTTGTTCTCCATATGCCAAACCTTCAGCAACCAGCTCGCAGCCTTCAAGGTCGCAGGGGCCAGGAATGTGTTTCGCGTGGTTTACACCAAATACGCCATGATAACCAAGGCCGTGTTTGCGGCTGAAGCAGCTATTGGTATTCAAGGTGAGCTCGCGGCTAAGCTAGAGAAGAGCTACAACGGTATGGCTGGATGTTTTTTTAAGCTTGAGGAGAAAATGGCCGAGATCTCGGCCAAGTACAAGTACAATGCTAACGCTAAGATAAGCCAAGGGGACAGGGACAAGATGGACGAATGTTTGATTAAGTTGAAGGGTGCCATTAATGGTTTCGTCAAGGTGATCACTGAGTGCAGCATGAAGTTCTCTTCCGTGAAGCAAATCGGTATCCCTGTCAGAGGCGGTTTGATCGGTAGTTTCGCCAAGAACGGTGTCGGTTTTGGCTCTGGTTTGATCGGTTTAAGCGGCCACAGCCAAGCTGAAGCCGAAGCTAAGGTTGGAATTCAAGGTCATCCCGGAGGCAGAAGATTGTTCGGTGGGTTCTTTGACTTCGGAGGATTCGTTAAATACGATGCGGCGGGTAAGGGAAAGTTCAGAGGAGATGGTGAGTTCAAATCACGGGTCCACCCTAGCAAGATACACTTAAACTGA
- the LOC108828263 gene encoding V-type proton ATPase subunit d1 yields MYGFEALTFNIHGGYLEAIVRGHRAGLLTTADYNNLCQCENLDDIKMHLSATKYGSYLQNEPSPLHTTTIVEKCTLKLVDDYKHMICQATEPMSTFLEYIRYGHMIDNVVLIVTGTLHERDVQELIEKCHPLGMFDSIATLAVAQNMRELYRLVLVDTPLAPYFSECLTSEDLDDMNIEIMRNTLYKAYLEDFYKFCQKLGGATAEIMSDLLAFEADRRAVNITINSIGTELTREDRKKLYSNFGLLYPYGHEELAICEDIDQVRGVMEKYPPYQAIFSKMSYGESQMLDKAFYEEEVRRLCLAFEQQFHYAVFFAYMRLREQEIRNLMWISECVAQNQKSRIHDSVVYMF; encoded by the exons atgtaCGGATTCGAGGCGCTCACGTTCAACATCCACGGCGGATACTTGGAGGCGATCGTGAGAGGCCACCGCGCTGGCCTTCTCACCACCGCCGATTACAACAACCTCTGCCAGTGTGAAAACCTCGACGACATCAAAATGCACCTCTCCGCAACCAAATACGGCTCCTACCTCCAAAACG AACCGTCACCTCTGCATACGACAACGATCGTGGAGAAGTGTACACTGAAGCTTGTTGATGATTATAAGCATATGATTTGCCAAGCAACAGAGCCTATGTCTACCTTCTTGGAGTACATCAG ATACGGCCACATGATTGACAATGTTGTGCTGATTGTTACTGGAACTTTGCACGAGAGAGATGTTCAAGAGCTGATCGAGAAATGTCACCCTTTAGGGATGTTTGACAG TATTGCCACATTGGCAGTTGCTCAGAACATGAGGGAGCTCTATAGGTTGGTGCTTGTGGATACTCCTCTGGCTCCGTATTTCTCGGAGTGCTTAACATCAGAG GATTTGGATGACATGAACATAGAGATTATGAGGAACACTCTCTACAAAGCATACCTTGAGGACTTTTACAAGTTCTGTCAG AAACTTGGTGGAGCAACAGCAGAGATAATGTCTGATCTTCTGGCTTTCGAAGCTGATAGAAGAGCTGTGAACATCACCATCAATAG CATTGGCACTGAGCTTACAAGAGAAGACAGGAAGAAACTGTACTCTAACTTTGGTCTCCT CTATCCATATGGCCACGAGGAGCTTGCTATCTGTGAAGACATAGATCAG GTTCGTGGTGTGATGGAGAAGTACCCTCCTTACCAAGCAATATTCTCCAAGATGTCTTACGGAGAGAGCCAGATGCTGGACAAGGCGTTTTATGAAGAAGAAGTCCGAAGGCTTTGCTTAGCCTTTGAGCAGCAG TTCCATTACGCGGTGTTCTTCGCGTATATGAGGTTGAGGGAGCAGGAGATCAGGAACCTGATGTGGATATCCGAATGTGTTGCGCAGAACCAAAAGTCGAGGATCCACGACAGTGTTGTCTACATGTTCTGA
- the LOC108828262 gene encoding serine/threonine-protein kinase PBL36 isoform X1: MMMATGQDSVKVVGLEKNKNGFWLRIKLMFSCISSRSKVDNSTVIEPKPVIEKREEDGSPKKPLMSGGELKYSSKLRIFMFNDLKLATRNFRPESLLGEGGFGCVFKGWIEENGTAPVKPGTGLTVAVKTLNPDGLQGHKEWLAEINFLGNLVHPSLVKLVGYCMEDDQRLLVYEFMPRGSLENHLFRRTLPLPWSVRMKIAVGAAKGLAFLHEEAEKPVIYRDFKTSNILLDAVYVCLISHNKQTPILFIIYIFGNKCFLFQEYNAKLSDFGLAKDAPDEKKSHVSTRVMGTYGYAAPEYVMTGHLSTKSDVYSFGVVLLEILTGRRAVDKTRPNGEQNLVECARPHLLDKKRFYRLLDPRLEGHYSIKGAQKATQVAAQCLNRDCKARPKMSEVVEALKALPSLKDFASSSSSFQTMQPVGKNGVRTQGGGGGGFVSRNGVPLRSLSSLNLPQGSSPYRYARGSPKAKG, encoded by the exons ATGATGATGGCTACAGGGCAAGACTCTGTTAAAGTGGTGGgcttagaaaaaaataaaaatgggtTTTGGTTGAGAATCAAGCTCATGTTTAGCTGCATCTCTTCTAGATCAAAAGTTGATAACTCCACTGTAATAG AACCTAAGCCTGTTATTGAGAAGCGTGAAGAGGATGGTTCACCCAAAAAACCTCTAATGAGTGGAGGAGAATTAAAGTATTCATCAAAGCTACGGATATTCATGTTCAACGACCTCAAGCTAGCCACTAGGAACTTCAGACCAGAGTCTCTTCTTGGCGAAGGTGGTTTTGGATGTGTTTTCAAAGGATGGATTGAGGAAAACGGAACAGCTCCCGTCAAGCCTGGTACTGGTCTAACCGTAGCTGTCAAAACACTTAACCCAGATGGCCTTCAAGGTCACAAGGAGTGGCTG GCTGAGATTAACTTTCTTGGAAACCTTGTTCACCCAAGCTTGGTTAAACTGGTTGGGTATTGCATGGAAGATGATCAAAGGCTGCTTGTTTATGAGTTTATGCCTAGAGGAAGTCTTGAGAATCATCTTTTCAGAA GGACATTACCTCTCCCTTGGTCTGTGAGAATGAAAATCGCGGTTGGTGCAGCTAAAGGTCTTGCCTTTCTTCACGAGGAAGCCGAGAAGCCTGTCATTTACCGCGATTTCAAAACATCTAACATCTTACTTGACGCGGTATATGTCTGTTTGATTTCACATAATAAACAGACTCCAATTctctttattatttatatatttggaaaCAAATGTTTTCTATTTCAGGAATATAACGCAAAGCTGTCTGATTTTGGACTTGCAAAAGATGCACCAGACGAGAAAAAATCACATGTATCAACCAGAGTCATGGGAACATATGGTTATGCAGCTCCTGAGTATGTAATGACTG GACATTTGAGTACAAAGAGTGATGTATACAGCTTTGGAGTAGTGTTACTCGAGATACTAACCGGACGCAGAGCGGTGGATAAAACCCGTCCCAACGGCGAACAGAACCTGGTCGAATGCGCGAGACCTCATCTTTTAGACAAGAAGAGGTTTTACAGACTGTTGGATCCTCGGTTggaaggtcactactcgatcaagGGTGCTCAGAAGGCGACACAAGTAGCGGCGCAGTGTTTGAACCGAGACTGCAAAGCTAGACCGAAGATGAGCGAAGTGGTGGAAGCTTTGAAGGCGTTGCCGAGTCTTAAAGACTTCGctagctcttcttcttctttccaaaCTATGCAGCCTGTTGGGAAGAACGGTGTTAGAAcacaaggaggaggaggaggtgggtTTGTGTCGAGGAATGGAGTGCCTTTGAGGAGTTTGTCTAGTTTGAACTTGCCTCAAGGTTCTTCGCCTTATCGGTATGCTCGTGGATCACCAAAGGCTAAAGGATAA
- the LOC108828262 gene encoding serine/threonine-protein kinase PBL36 isoform X2, translated as MMMATGQDSVKVVGLEKNKNGFWLRIKLMFSCISSRSKVDNSTVIEPKPVIEKREEDGSPKKPLMSGGELKYSSKLRIFMFNDLKLATRNFRPESLLGEGGFGCVFKGWIEENGTAPVKPGTGLTVAVKTLNPDGLQGHKEWLAEINFLGNLVHPSLVKLVGYCMEDDQRLLVYEFMPRGSLENHLFRRTLPLPWSVRMKIAVGAAKGLAFLHEEAEKPVIYRDFKTSNILLDAEYNAKLSDFGLAKDAPDEKKSHVSTRVMGTYGYAAPEYVMTGHLSTKSDVYSFGVVLLEILTGRRAVDKTRPNGEQNLVECARPHLLDKKRFYRLLDPRLEGHYSIKGAQKATQVAAQCLNRDCKARPKMSEVVEALKALPSLKDFASSSSSFQTMQPVGKNGVRTQGGGGGGFVSRNGVPLRSLSSLNLPQGSSPYRYARGSPKAKG; from the exons ATGATGATGGCTACAGGGCAAGACTCTGTTAAAGTGGTGGgcttagaaaaaaataaaaatgggtTTTGGTTGAGAATCAAGCTCATGTTTAGCTGCATCTCTTCTAGATCAAAAGTTGATAACTCCACTGTAATAG AACCTAAGCCTGTTATTGAGAAGCGTGAAGAGGATGGTTCACCCAAAAAACCTCTAATGAGTGGAGGAGAATTAAAGTATTCATCAAAGCTACGGATATTCATGTTCAACGACCTCAAGCTAGCCACTAGGAACTTCAGACCAGAGTCTCTTCTTGGCGAAGGTGGTTTTGGATGTGTTTTCAAAGGATGGATTGAGGAAAACGGAACAGCTCCCGTCAAGCCTGGTACTGGTCTAACCGTAGCTGTCAAAACACTTAACCCAGATGGCCTTCAAGGTCACAAGGAGTGGCTG GCTGAGATTAACTTTCTTGGAAACCTTGTTCACCCAAGCTTGGTTAAACTGGTTGGGTATTGCATGGAAGATGATCAAAGGCTGCTTGTTTATGAGTTTATGCCTAGAGGAAGTCTTGAGAATCATCTTTTCAGAA GGACATTACCTCTCCCTTGGTCTGTGAGAATGAAAATCGCGGTTGGTGCAGCTAAAGGTCTTGCCTTTCTTCACGAGGAAGCCGAGAAGCCTGTCATTTACCGCGATTTCAAAACATCTAACATCTTACTTGACGCG GAATATAACGCAAAGCTGTCTGATTTTGGACTTGCAAAAGATGCACCAGACGAGAAAAAATCACATGTATCAACCAGAGTCATGGGAACATATGGTTATGCAGCTCCTGAGTATGTAATGACTG GACATTTGAGTACAAAGAGTGATGTATACAGCTTTGGAGTAGTGTTACTCGAGATACTAACCGGACGCAGAGCGGTGGATAAAACCCGTCCCAACGGCGAACAGAACCTGGTCGAATGCGCGAGACCTCATCTTTTAGACAAGAAGAGGTTTTACAGACTGTTGGATCCTCGGTTggaaggtcactactcgatcaagGGTGCTCAGAAGGCGACACAAGTAGCGGCGCAGTGTTTGAACCGAGACTGCAAAGCTAGACCGAAGATGAGCGAAGTGGTGGAAGCTTTGAAGGCGTTGCCGAGTCTTAAAGACTTCGctagctcttcttcttctttccaaaCTATGCAGCCTGTTGGGAAGAACGGTGTTAGAAcacaaggaggaggaggaggtgggtTTGTGTCGAGGAATGGAGTGCCTTTGAGGAGTTTGTCTAGTTTGAACTTGCCTCAAGGTTCTTCGCCTTATCGGTATGCTCGTGGATCACCAAAGGCTAAAGGATAA